The Gemmatimonadota bacterium genomic interval CGTCTCACGCTCCGCATTGGGCGCCATCCTGCTGCGGCGACGCCCGGAGATCATTGTGGACTGTGTCAACACCGCCACCGCCGTCGCCTATCAGGACGTCTTTGCCAGCGCCGCCCGGCTCCGTGCGGAAGCCCATGACGGGAGCATCAGCCCGGATTCCGTCGAGCGCCACCTGGCCACCCTCTACCTGCCCCAGCTCATCCGCCACGTCCAGCTTGCCCTCGAGGCCATGCGGCGCGGCGGTACGCAGTTCTACATCAAGGTCGGAACATCCGGTACCGGGGGAATGGGGCTGAACGTGCCCTTCACTCATTCCGAGGACCGGCCCAGCCGTGTCCTCCTTTCCAAGGCCGGTGTGGCGGGGGCACACACGCTCCTCCTCTACCTCATGGCCAGGACACCCGGCGCGCCGGCGGTCAAGGAGGTCAAGCCTACGGCGGCCATCAGTTGGAAACGCATTGCTTACGGCGAGATCCGGCGTCGGGGCCGCCCGCTCGAGCGCTACGACGCCCAGCGCCCCCTCCCTCTCACCCAGGCCTTCGGCGCTGATGCCGCGGCCGCCTGCTCCCCCGCCGGTGGCACCCTGCACGGCGTCTTCCTGGACGCCGGCGAGAACGGCTTCTTCAGCCGGGCCGAGTTCGAGACGCTCAGCGCCCTGGGCCTCATGGAGTACATCACGCCCGAAGAGATTGCGGCCACCATCGTGCGCGAGATTCGTGGCCATCCGACCGGTCGCGACGTGGTCGCCGCTCTCGATGCGGCCACCTCCGGACCGACCTATCGCGCGGGCGTGCTCCGGGAGGTCGCGTTGCAGCGCATGGCCGAGCTCGAGCGGGAGCACGGAGTCGACGCCGTCGCCTACGAGATGCTGGGCCCGCCCCGCCTATCGAAGCTGCTCTTCGAAGGAACCATCCTGGCCCGCCTCTTCCCCGACCTGGCCGCAGCCGCCCGCTTGAACGCCGAGGAAACTGCGCGCCGGGCGGCCGAGCTGCTCGAGGCCGACGCCGATCTCCGCATCCGCATGCTGTCCATCGGCCTGCCTGTCCTGCTGCCCGACGGCGCCCACCTGCTGCGCGGACCGGAGATCAAGGTCGTGCCGGGACCGGCCCAGCGCGCCGACGACCCGCGGCTGCCCGAGCGCGGCTGGGTCGACCTGCGCTCCGGCAACTGGAGCAAGTGGCGCCAGCGGGCCGCCGCCATGCTCGATGACCTGGAGAAGCTGCCGCCGCCCGACGAAGGCTCCCGCGCCGATTTCCTGCCCAACGAGCGCAGCGGCCAGCTCCGCCCCGGCACCCTGGCCGCCTGGGTCTTCCGCCACGAAGACCAGGGCCAGCGCGTGAAACGCTAGCGCCGCGGCGGCAGGGATCTTCTCGGGCGGAGCGGGCGTACCAATCGACCACGGTTTTCCCGCAGGAAACGGAGGCTCGCGTTTGAATCAAACGGCCACCACGGCGGCCAGCGGCCTGATCCTGGCCCAACGCCTGACGGCAGAGCTGCACAAGCGGGTTGTAGCGCAGGACGAAATGATCGAGGGGCTGCTGATCGGGCTGCTCGCGGACGGCCATGTCCTGCTCGAGGGTGTGCCCGGTCTGGCCAAGACGCTCACGGTTCGCTCCCTGGCCGAGACCATAGACGCCACCTTCCAGCGCGTCCAGTTCACGCCGGACCTGCTCCCCGCCGACGTGGTGGGGACCATGGTTTACAACCAGCGAAGCGGCGAGTTCACGCCCAAGAAGGGTCCCATATTCGCCAACGTCGTGCTTGCAGACGAGATCAACCGCGCCCCGCCCAAGGTGCAGTCGGCGCTGCTGGAGGCCATGCAGGAGCACCAGGTCACGATTGGCGGGGAGACGTTTCCGCTGCCCGCGCCCTTCCTCGTGCTGGCTACGCAGAACCCCATCGAGCACGAGGGAACCTACCCCTTGCCCGAAGCCCAGGTGGACCGCTTCATGCTCAAGATCCGGGTCCATTATCCGGATCGCCAGACCGAGAAGGAGATCATGCGGCGCGTAGCCGGGCGTGAGCCAGTCGCGCTCGAGCTGGTGGCCACGCCCGCGGACATCTTCGCCGCGCGCCAGGAAGTGGCCGCCCTCTACATGGACGAGAAGATATCCGATTACGTGGTGAGTCTGGTGCACGCGACGCGCGAGCCCGCCGCCTACGGCCTCCCCGAGCTCGCGCCCCTGATCGAGTACGGCGCCTCGCCTCGAGCCAGCATCTACCTGGCAGAATGCGCCCGCGCCCACGCCTTCCTGCGCGGCCGCGGCTACGTGCTCCCGGACGACGTCAAGGCGATCGGCGCCCACGTGCTGCGCCACCGCATCATCACCAGCTATGAGGCCGAAGCCGAGGAGGTGACTGCGGACGACGTCGTCACGCGCATCTTCGAGGCCGTCGAGGTACCGTGACGCAACCCGTGTCGCCTAACTCCCCCCCTCGCCGCGTCCCCCCGTCCCCCCGTCAGGGGGAAGGGCAGGGTAGGGGGTGGGGCGCAGTGGCGGAGCTGCTCCGCCAGGTGCGGCTCATCGAGCTGCGCACCCGCGGGCTCGTCACTTCCGTGCTGAGCGGGGAATACCAGTCCGTGTTCAAGGGCCAGGGTATGGAGTTCGTCGAGGTCCGCGAATACCAGGCGGGCGACGATGTCCGCACCATCGACTGGAATGTGACGGCGCGCATGGCGCACCCGTATGTCAAGAAGCACGTCGAGGAGCGGGAGCTGACCGTTCTCCTGGCCGTCGACCTCTCGGGCTCCGAGCAGTTCGGCACGCGCGCTCGCTTCAAGGCCGAGCTTGCCGCCGAAGTCGCGGCCGTGCTGGCGCTGTCAGCCGTGCGCAACAATGACCGGGTCGGGCTCCTCCTCTTCACGGACCGCATCGAGCACTTCGTGCCGCCCAAGAAGGGACGCCGCCATGTGCTGCGCCTGATCCGGGATGTGCTGGCCTTCCACCCTGCCGGCAGGGGCACTGACCTGGGTGCGGCCCTCGACTACGCCGCGCGGCTGCTGCCGCACCGCGGCATCATTTTCCTGCTCAGCGATTTCGTGCCACCTGCCCCCGCGCATGACGCGAGCGGCGCTTCGGCATACCCCGCCGGCCTGGGCAGCACGCCGCCGCCCGAGACGCCGGCCGAGCCTCCCTGGCAACGGAGCCTGCGCACCGTGTCGCGGCGGCACGACCTGGTTGCCGTCACGCTGCTCGATCCCGCCGAAGAGAAGCTGCCGGATGCCGGGCTGCTGCTGTTGCGCGACCCGGAGAGCTTCGAGCTGGTCGCGGCCGACACGGGGCGCGCCGAGCTGCGCGCTCTCTACCAGGAGCTGATCGCTCAGGAGCGCGAGGAGCTGCGCCGCCTCTTCCAGCGGCTGGGCATCGATACCATCGACCTGCGCACCGACGCACCCTATGCGGGTCCGCTCCTCGCTTTCTTCCGCCGCCGTGAGCGGAAGTTGCGCCGATGAATGCCGCGCGCCCGGCCGCCGCGCTCGCCGGCGCCACCCTGCTCCTTCTCAGCTCCGACCGCGCTGCCGCAGCGCAGGAGGTCGGCGCCGCCGTCTGGCCGGATACCGTAACCGTTGGGGACGTCTTCCACGCCGCGATCCGCGTCCAGCTCGCACCCGGGCAGCAGGTAGAGCTGCCGGACTCGCTGCCCGTCTATGGCCATCTCGAGAACGCGGGTGCCGCGGAACGGCGCAGCGAAAGGTTGTCTGGCGGGCGCACCCGGGTCACGGCCACCTACCCCCTCGTCGCCTGGCGGCCCGGGCCGGCGGCCATCCCGGCCGTGCCAGTACGCGTCCGCGGACCCACGGGCATTCGGGACCTGGAGGCCACGCCCGGCGCACTCGCCGTGCGTTCCGTGCTGCCCGCCGATACCTCCGGCATCCAGCCCCGGCCGGCCAAAGACGTGATTGGCCCTAACTGGGTGGTCTGGCCGTTCCTGCTGCTGCTGCTGGGGCTGGGGCTGCTCATCGGCGGCCTTGCTTACTGGCGGCGCCGGCGCCGTGGACCGCCCCAGCCACTGCAGCCGGTGCTCCCGCTCGTCCCGCCGCGTGAGGCCGCGCTCGCCGCACTGGACCGCGCCCGCGAGGCCGGCCTGCTCGAAGCCGGCGAGTTCAAGCGCTTCTATTCGCTGCTCTCCGAGGCACTGCGCCACTACCTCGCCGCCCTTGAGCCGGAGTGGGGCGCGGACCTCACCACCACGGAGCTGAGGGGCCGCATGCGCCAGGTCGCCGGACCGGAGCACGACGATGGCGTGACCGAGCTGGCGCGTATCCTGGTGGCCGCGGACCTGGTCAAGTTTGCGCGGCAGGGGACCGACGCGGCCCAGGCACTAGCCCAGTGGCACGAGGCCCGGAATTGGGTCGGGCGCTTTCGCTGGGTGCCAGCGGAGGGAATGAGCGGCCGGCACGCCGTTCCGCTGCCGGCGGGTGCCAGTGAGGGTGTAAGGGAGGCAGAGGTCGCATGAGTATCGGCTTCGCCAACCCCTGGGCCCTGCTCCTGCTGCTCGCCATTCCGGCGTACCTGTACTACACGCGCCGCCGCTCCCGCCTGGCGCTTGCCTTCTCCCGCGCCGCCACCCTCGGACGCATCGGCCAAAGCGTCGCCCTGTGGTTGGCTCGCCTCCCCGGCTGGCTCCGCGCCACCAGCGTGGGAGCCCTCATCATCGCGCTGGCCGCGCCCAGAACCGGGGTGTCGGCAGTGAATGTCGACGCGGAAGGGATCGCCATCATCCTGGCAGTGGACATTTCGAGCTCCATGCTGGCCGAGGACTTCCACCCGCGCAACCGCCTGGCCGTCGCCAAGGAGAAGGTTCACAACTTCCTGCGCGGCCGGCGCTACGACCGCATCGGGATGGTTGCGTTTGCAGGCGAGGCGCTGACCCAGGTGCCGCTCACGCTCGACTACGACGTCCTCTCCCGAGCACTCGAGCAGCTCGATGTCGGGGTGCTCGAGGATGGCACCGCGATTGGCACTGCCATCGCCACCGCCGCGAACCGGCTGCGCCGCGCGCCCGGCAAATCCCGGGTCATCATCCTCATGACGGATGGCGAGAACAATCGGGGCGAGATCGACCCGCTCACCGCAGCGCGGGCGGCAGCCGCGTTCGGTGTCAAGATTCACACGATCGGCGTGGGCAGCGAGGGTGTCGCACCCATTCCCGTAGCCCGCACCATCTGGGGCGGCTACCAGTACGCCACGCTGCCAGTGCATATCGACGAAGCGCTGCTGCGTGAGATCGCCGGGGCCACGGGCGGCGAGTATTTCCGTGCCACCAACGAGGCGGCCTTGGACAGCATCTACCGTCGCATTGACGCGCTCGAGAAAACCACGGTCGAGGTCACGCGCTACATGGATTATACGCCCCGGCACCAGCCGTTCCTCGCGCTGGCCGCGCTCCTGCTACTCTTCGAATGGGCGCTGCGCGCCAGCCGCTGGGGGAGTGTGCCGTGAGCTTTGCCTATCCCGGCGCCCTCTGGCTGGCCCTGTTGCTGACCGTCGCCGTGAGCGCCGCGGTCTACGGCTATGCGCACCGGCGGCGCCACGTCGCGCGCACGTTCGGCGACCTGAATACCCTGGCCCGCCTGGGCGGCGGCAACCTGGACAACTTCCCTGCGCGCCGCCTCCTGCTCGTTGGCCTGGCCGCGGCCGCACTCGGCTTCGCCGCCGCTGGGCCGCGCTGGGGCACACGCGCCGTCGAGCGGAAGAGCCGGGCCGGCAGCCTGGTCCTCCTGCTCGATGCCTCACGATCCATGCTGGCTCGCGACCTCTCGCCTAACCGCCTCGAGCGCGAGCGCATCCTGGCCCGGCGACTGCTCCGCGAGCTGCCTGGCGATCGCGTCGGCCTCGTGGTCTTTGCCGGCCGCGCCCACATACTGTCGCCGCTGACCGTGGACCATAGCGCGCTCGAGCTGTACCTGGATGCGCTGGATCCCGAGATTGTCAGCTACGGCGGCTCCTCTCTGGCCGCAGGACTGCGCCAGGCCAGCGAGCTAGCTCGCGGCGACCGGGAGCGCGCTGCCCGCGCCGCGGTCGTCCTCATCAGCGACGGCGAGGCGCTCGAGGAGGAGGCCGCCGTGCTGGCCGAGGCCGAGCGCGCCGCCCGCGCCGGGGTGGTGATCCATGCGGTAGGCGTGGGCACGGCGCGGGGCGCACCCGTACCGGAACGGGACACCGCCAGCGGGGAGATCGTGAGCTACAAGCG includes:
- a CDS encoding VWA domain-containing protein, producing the protein MSIGFANPWALLLLLAIPAYLYYTRRRSRLALAFSRAATLGRIGQSVALWLARLPGWLRATSVGALIIALAAPRTGVSAVNVDAEGIAIILAVDISSSMLAEDFHPRNRLAVAKEKVHNFLRGRRYDRIGMVAFAGEALTQVPLTLDYDVLSRALEQLDVGVLEDGTAIGTAIATAANRLRRAPGKSRVIILMTDGENNRGEIDPLTAARAAAAFGVKIHTIGVGSEGVAPIPVARTIWGGYQYATLPVHIDEALLREIAGATGGEYFRATNEAALDSIYRRIDALEKTTVEVTRYMDYTPRHQPFLALAALLLLFEWALRASRWGSVP
- a CDS encoding DUF58 domain-containing protein — translated: MAELLRQVRLIELRTRGLVTSVLSGEYQSVFKGQGMEFVEVREYQAGDDVRTIDWNVTARMAHPYVKKHVEERELTVLLAVDLSGSEQFGTRARFKAELAAEVAAVLALSAVRNNDRVGLLLFTDRIEHFVPPKKGRRHVLRLIRDVLAFHPAGRGTDLGAALDYAARLLPHRGIIFLLSDFVPPAPAHDASGASAYPAGLGSTPPPETPAEPPWQRSLRTVSRRHDLVAVTLLDPAEEKLPDAGLLLLRDPESFELVAADTGRAELRALYQELIAQEREELRRLFQRLGIDTIDLRTDAPYAGPLLAFFRRRERKLRR
- a CDS encoding AAA family ATPase, coding for MIEGLLIGLLADGHVLLEGVPGLAKTLTVRSLAETIDATFQRVQFTPDLLPADVVGTMVYNQRSGEFTPKKGPIFANVVLADEINRAPPKVQSALLEAMQEHQVTIGGETFPLPAPFLVLATQNPIEHEGTYPLPEAQVDRFMLKIRVHYPDRQTEKEIMRRVAGREPVALELVATPADIFAARQEVAALYMDEKISDYVVSLVHATREPAAYGLPELAPLIEYGASPRASIYLAECARAHAFLRGRGYVLPDDVKAIGAHVLRHRIITSYEAEAEEVTADDVVTRIFEAVEVP
- a CDS encoding short-chain dehydrogenase, translating into MEIRDRTVLILGGSGLVGLAVARQILEHAPRALVLSALTRTEAEQAAAELGAPGATPGATPVEIEWGDIFYPEALKHLTRGQVMADPGARGLLLDYLFGDLTDDVVSRSALGAILLRRRPEIIVDCVNTATAVAYQDVFASAARLRAEAHDGSISPDSVERHLATLYLPQLIRHVQLALEAMRRGGTQFYIKVGTSGTGGMGLNVPFTHSEDRPSRVLLSKAGVAGAHTLLLYLMARTPGAPAVKEVKPTAAISWKRIAYGEIRRRGRPLERYDAQRPLPLTQAFGADAAAACSPAGGTLHGVFLDAGENGFFSRAEFETLSALGLMEYITPEEIAATIVREIRGHPTGRDVVAALDAATSGPTYRAGVLREVALQRMAELEREHGVDAVAYEMLGPPRLSKLLFEGTILARLFPDLAAAARLNAEETARRAAELLEADADLRIRMLSIGLPVLLPDGAHLLRGPEIKVVPGPAQRADDPRLPERGWVDLRSGNWSKWRQRAAAMLDDLEKLPPPDEGSRADFLPNERSGQLRPGTLAAWVFRHEDQGQRVKR